In Mycolicibacter virginiensis, the DNA window TGGCGGGCACCTCGGCCATCGCGGCCAGCCCGGACAATCCCAACGCGATCGGGATGGCCGCCGACGCCGCAGGCCCCATGATCGCCGCGTAGATCGGCGTTCCCATCACGCCGAAGGTTGCTGTGTAGGCGAAGAGGTAGAACAGCGGCAGCCAGGTGGTCGCCGCCGCCGCTGGGTCGGTCGCAAAGTCGACGACGACCTGGTACAGGGTGCCGAGTGGATCCGACAGCACCCGCTTGAGCATGCGATACATGCTGCTGAAATGTTCGGAACCAGAAAGCCATTCCTCGATGGGGTCGGTGAAGGCGGCGGACCCCGCCTCACCGACACCCGGCTCGAGAACAGACGGCGCCGGCACCGTCTGCGGTGTTGCTGCGACGCTCGCCGCGGAGACAGCCTGGTAGACGCTCATGGTGGTGGCGGCCTGCAGCCACATCCGGATGTAGTCCGCCTCGGTGACGGCGATCGGGATCGCGTTGATACCGAAGAAGTTTGTCGCCACCAACGCGCCCAGCGTCGCGCGGTTGGCGGCCAGTTCGGCGACGGTCGGCATGGCTGCCAGAGCCGCGGTGTAGGAGCCGGCCGCTGTCTGGAGCTGGGCGGCTGCGCTGGCGCTGTTCGCACCGGCCTGCATCAGCCAGGCCAGGTAGGGCGCGTGCGCGGCAAGGTAGCGCGTCGCGGTTTGCCCGTCCCATGATCCGGCCTGCACGGCACCCAAGATTGTGGTGAGTTCTGCTGCGGCTGTGGCGTATTCGCTGCTCAGCACCGCCCAGGCATCGGCAGCGGCCAGTAGGGTTCCGGCCCCGGCACCGCTGCTGAGCAGAGT includes these proteins:
- a CDS encoding PPE family protein; the encoded protein is MTTPIWMALPPEVHSTLLSSGAGAGTLLAAADAWAVLSSEYATAAAELTTILGAVQAGSWDGQTATRYLAAHAPYLAWLMQAGANSASAAAQLQTAAGSYTAALAAMPTVAELAANRATLGALVATNFFGINAIPIAVTEADYIRMWLQAATTMSVYQAVSAASVAATPQTVPAPSVLEPGVGEAGSAAFTDPIEEWLSGSEHFSSMYRMLKRVLSDPLGTLYQVVVDFATDPAAAATTWLPLFYLFAYTATFGVMGTPIYAAIMGPAASAAIPIALGLSGLAAMAEVPATPAPTVISAPAQDLPAAVVVPAPPSAAVPAPAAPSPSVTTAPAPPAPIPAAASAPMALYYAVSGGGPGVGFGPTMGQPASAASRASRSARTDADAAAVAATGKKAAVRKRRIATAKARGYRYEFLTMASTSGSAGIGSTGTVAKSGLADPAGLTTLTEDAFGTRATSPMMPGSWTTESTREEGNGSQHAAEGPG